GGTTTTTCTATTCTAGGGGGTGGAACTTGGGGTgtcagactgcctccggcggctggggcttcgccccagaccccgctgctcctctcgcttcgctcgagtcgggtttcGGGGGCGCCAGGAGCTCCTCGACCCTCCACGAGAACTTCAGGGGTCTCTGAAGCCCCTCAAACCCCCCACGATCCTcgccgctccgcgaagcggagcacaaccagggtctggggcggagccccagccgccggaggcagtcccaCCCCCAGAGACCTGGTCACGATAGTGGATGCATTATTAATTATACATATTATAGGAGAATAGAAAAGTATTAGCAGAGGAAGAGAAGCAGCGTGGTGGGTTTAGTTGCTGAGTTTGACGCCGAGGACGACGGCCAGgatgatgacaatgatgaGCACAATGCCGAGACACCACCACTTCTTCTTACGGGCAGCACGGGCCGAGAAAATGGCCTTTTGGGTGTGCGACACGCCCTGCTCGATGTCGGTTTGTACTGTGGCGGCTTGCTCGTCGATGTGACGGATAGGCTCTTCTTGCTCGGCCACAAGCACCTCCATATCGCGGAACAATTGAGCCAGTTCGGCCATGGTTTGCTCGATTTTCTGGATCTCGCGGTGTCTGGTTTGCACCTCGGTCAACGCAGTACGGGCTTGGCCTCGACGGTTCGAGTTCATCAGAGCCTGAGAGAAAATCTGAACACCGGCACTGTCTTCAATGGCCTCTTTAACTTCCGCATCAGTGGCATCGGGACGAACAATTCGAAACTGACGCTCGGCTGCCTCTCTATACTTCTGGCGGAACCGCGCCTCGGTGGtctgatatttttggaTCGAGCTGAGAAACTGTCTTTTAACATTCTCTGCTTGCGTCTTTTTAGTCGAGTCTCGCGTCGATTTAGCTTGTAGCGTCTTAATTCGCGCTTTCAGAGTATCTGCCAATGCCTGGGTGTCTTGAGTCAAACTTTCAATCTGTCCTTGGATATAATCCTCGTGTTCTCCTCCCACCTCGGCAAGCGATCTCTTATGTAAAGCTTCAATCCGGTCGACATTATCGTCGTATTGCACCAGATTCCGTTTAATATCGTCCAACTCTCCAAAGAACGCGATCATATCGTCCGCTGGCGCTCCTCCTCCTGGAGCTCCTCCAGTGGGAGGGGGGCCGGGAGGTGGTGCCCCGTATCCTGCATGCCCGCTGTTGGACGTGTTGGTGGCATAGGGGTTCACATTCGACAGTTCATAGCCTGAATTATTGGGCTGTCTGTTTACTTGTTAGTTCTCTTGTTCCGTAGATAGTGGTGTTTGTGCTGTTGACACGAGAAGTGGGTGCGTGAACCGGGGTGtgggtatgcctccggcggctgggctccgcccagacccgtagctccgcttcgcggagtTACGCTACGTGTCCAGCATCGTGTTTTTTTGAGATGGCCTTTTATCAGCTTTTTGAGATGGTCATTGCTGTGTGTGAAGAGTGTATACTAACCCATATTGATATCCCTCGGTAGAGGCGTTAGGATGTTGGTAGCTCATGTTGTGCTAGAGTCCAAAGTCCAAGTGGGTACAATCGCTTGATACTCGTGTTTCCACTTATCGAACTGCTTCTGTTATGTGAAAATTAAAAGCAAAAACCTTGTTTTCTGATCCTGACTTGGTATCTCACTAACGTCGATACTGAGTCACTGTTGGATGTCGTAATATCGTGAGAATCCTCTTTACTGGATTACTCTCACTCAATTCTATCGAGAATACAGGTCTGTCTGTTTCTAATGTCAATAACAGCGTCTCCAAAgtcaaataaaataaaatttagACTGATTTGGTCTAAAATTTTtctgttattttttttttggatgtTATCTGTCTTTGGTCTACCTCCTGGCACTTCGTCAGGTTGAAATGCACAACTGTCGAGTCGAcgttttttgttttcttgtttcgATTTTCCACTTCGGCCAAATCCGTGCCTATATGAGGATCTGGTCCGCTTTTAGGGGGGCACGCTACGTCTCTAGTCAAGGGGCTTCTCTCCCTGCTTGTGGACACGGGCCCCCGCGGCTTCCTGTCCTTTTCGGTCGTCTGTTCCACCTCCTGCTTACTtttgctgccgctgctgccgccgctgctgctgccggtggtggtggttctcCTGCTGCCGTGGTTGATGGGCCGttttgctactgctgctgctgcttgctgctggggagggggtctgcctccggcggctggggcgttgccccagaccccttggctcctgcttcgcaggagatctCGCGCCGCGATCCCCTGTGGTTTTGGGTCGACACGGCCAGCTAACTCCTCCCAAGCCTCTCCGCCTCCCTCCGCCTTAACTCCCCTGGCTGAACTGTCTCCCAAGCCCCCTCTGGTTCCCtattattaaattattaGCTGCCATTTCTAACAGAATGACCCCTCCCGGGCCCCCTCGCCCCTAGTGGACACTGCCCACTGGCCTATCCACCCGCCTATCAGTGGGCTGTGTATTGCGTGCAGCGTGCAGCCAGCTGGTTACAGGTGTGCATTTGGGCTACAGAGTAGCAGTTGGGAGTTTACTTTTCCTGCCCATTTGGACGGGTCGGTGTCTCAGGCTGGAAAATCTGCTGCCGCAGCTGGATATCATCTGCCATCGGGTTTTATAGGTTATTTTTATACTGCTTGATCTTCTCTACATGACATGCTCCACCGAAGTAGAAGGTTACATGACACCACAACTGCACTACACCTGCACCACCATCTGCTTTACTCTCTGCAAAGCTTCATCATAAAACGATAGGACTGATGCACTGCTGGTTTGCCGCCATTAGGTCGCCTCATCAGTTAGGCTCCAGTTGGTCACCAGTTGGACACCACCTGGTCATCAGTAGATTGGTCACTAGTAAATAGTTTTTAGCTTCCACttaagaaaaaataaagaaaaagagaaattaAACAAGATACCCTGTATATACCCAATATCTATTATATCAGTATGCCTGAGTAAATTATCAATCTTATCACACTCAGACTAGCAGAAATAATTCAAGGATACAAGTTATCTGAATTaatttgtttcttttctgctAGAATTAGAGCTAGAAAAACTATTCACTTTTTGTACCATCGTGATATTTTAGAGCTATTCAATAGCAtcagtggtgctgcctAGATCCTCCTGATTGTTTGTTGACACCTGATGATCCATACATAGATCAGACATCTGCGATCGAACGAGAGCTGAACGTTGTTCTGGTGACAGGGTATCTCACTAAGCTCCTCTTTACGCTAATGTTTCgttcaaaaataaaacataaaaaataatagatcGGAGGTGTTATTAAATTTGCTAGGTGCCTAGAGACCGGTTTGAAGGCCTTCTGTATACCTCTCTCAAGCTGCTATCAGCATGCTTAGGCTGCTGCAGCTTGTACCCCGGTCAGATAATTCCGTCAGATAAATTGACCctgataaataaatgaattcTTGCTAGCTAGTTATTGATTTGATATGTGGTACGCTTTAAATTGACTTTTTAAGTTTTACAAttgttctttattttctactttttatttttatttaatcaGTTCTCTACCAATGCTTTCCTGTACCATTGGAGGCTAGACCCTCTGCTACTCCAATTATAACTTTATATAGTGACTGTCAGACTTGGAACCAGTAGAATCGCAGTTGGGTTCCTGGTCAAATTAATTGCCTGATGTGGTTAACTTACCAAAAACACAAACGGCATCAGACCAGGCAATTCAAAGAACTACAACACTTCAGTCGTGGCCCACCTGATtcctcctgcgaagcaggagctacggggtctggggcagagccccagccgccggaggcatgtgcGAAAGTGGTATGATATAGCTTTTGAAGAGTAACAACGGGATCACGATTCCTAAGGGACATGTAGGGCACTAACTTGGCCCCGCTGGTGCCAAAAAAGGTTACTCAAAAAagacgtgcctccggcggctggggctctgccccagaccccgtggctctgccccagaccccgtggctcttctcgctgcgctcgagtcgttccgtcgatGGTCCtggcaatctcctgcgaagcaagagctacGGGGcctggggcagagccccagccgccggaggcacatccccGTTCCCGAATATTGGGGAATGGTTTCATGAGAAGTagaaataatttattagagAGTTACAAAAGTAgtaaaaacaacaaaagtAGGTCAGGTTTGACCATGTTCCCGGTTCCTCAGCCATGTTCCGTGGTTCCCAGTTCTCAAGTGTTGGTTGGTAGTACCGTTTCGAGTAGAGTGTGCACAGCTCGGGATGCCAATGCAGTGGTAAAGCTTCTGCTATCGGCTAGTTCCAAAGATCTTTCGGAATCAGACCTCAGCGAAGCAATATCGCGAGATACGTCTGTCAGAAAGAAACCTGCAAGAAGCCGATGGTCGAAGAAGCCATTCCTATTGAGTGTCTGCCAAGGAGGTGCCAGCACAATAGGAGAACCATAAAGTGAAACGGTAGAGTCGAAGTGGAGGAGTGGCAGCCGCTGGGCGCCTGGTCCTGTGGTTTcgaatgaagatgaccaACCATAATTGAGTAGAATGGGTGGGGAACATAAATTGGAATCCGGATAGTTGTACCATGATGTTTGATGACATGAGGAAATTCAGGAACAAGGTGTGATAGGAATGACCGTTGATTAAAGGAGAAATCGAAGTTCATCATTGTAGGTGTGGTATTGTCTTCTGGCGTTATTGCCaagagctcttcttctctctctctttctggTTGGGGTGGTGTCGTATCTCAACCAATCATAAACTTTGATAGTAAGTTTATCGTGATATAGGGCAGCACCAATACGATAGTTGACTGACTTGATTGAAGACAGAAACTTCAGATCTTCAATGACTTGATGATAGAGTCTGTTTTCAAACTCCTTGTCGTCAGTAGTAGGGAAAATTTCGCAAAGTTGGGTTCCAAGGCGGTTGAAGCCTTCAAGCCATCTGACCATGTTGTTGCCGATGTGAACGTTACACTTGTTCTCATGTTGAGTCTCATCCTTCTTGGTGTACTCAATGGCAAAAAACTCGCCGCCAACTCGGTAGAGTCCGACATATGCGGCAAGGTGGGTGGTTCGGTAGCACCACTTGTCTCTCAGATGCTTGCCAAACTTTCTCGCATAATGGTTTAGTGCGAAAGCCCTGTCGACAGTGAGAGGATGGAGTAAGAATTGATGATCACGAG
The Sugiyamaella lignohabitans strain CBS 10342 chromosome A, complete sequence genome window above contains:
- the SSO2 gene encoding Sso2p (Plasma membrane t-SNARE; involved in fusion of secretory vesicles at the plasma membrane; syntaxin homolog that is functionally redundant with Sso1p; SSO2 has a paralog, SSO1, that arose from the whole genome duplication; GO_component: GO:0005737 - cytoplasm [Evidence IDA] [PMID 11914276]; GO_component: GO:0005783 - endoplasmic reticulum [Evidence IDA] [PMID 11914276]; GO_component: GO:0016021 - integral component of membrane [Evidence IEA]; GO_component: GO:0016020 - membrane [Evidence IEA,IEA,IEA]; GO_component: GO:0005886 - plasma membrane [Evidence IDA] [PMID 16622836]; GO_component: GO:0005886 - plasma membrane [Evidence IDA] [PMID 17507646]; GO_component: GO:0005886 - plasma membrane [Evidence IDA] [PMID 19502581]; GO_component: GO:0005628 - prospore membrane [Evidence IDA] [PMID 19502581]; GO_function: GO:0005484 - SNAP receptor activity [Evidence IEA]; GO_function: GO:0005484 - SNAP receptor activity [Evidence IPI] [PMID 7954793]; GO_function: GO:0070300 - phosphatidic acid binding [Evidence IDA] [PMID 19502581]; GO_process: GO:0006893 - Golgi to plasma membrane transport [Evidence TAS] [PMID 10047442]; GO_process: GO:0031321 - ascospore-type prospore assembly [Evidence IGI] [PMID 19502581]; GO_process: GO:0006886 - intracellular protein transport [Evidence IEA]; GO_process: GO:0006906 - vesicle fusion [Evidence TAS] [PMID 10047442]; GO_process: GO:0016192 - vesicle-mediated transport [Evidence IEA]), with the protein product MIAFFGELDDIKRNLVQYDDNVDRIEALHKRSLAEVGGEHEDYIQGQIESLTQDTQALADTLKARIKTLQAKSTRDSTKKTQAENVKRQFLSSIQKYQTTEARFRQKYREAAERQFRIVRPDATDAEVKEAIEDSAGVQIFSQALMNSNRRGQARTALTEVQTRHREIQKIEQTMAELAQLFRDMEVLVAEQEEPIRHIDEQAATVQTDIEQGVSHTQKAIFSARAARKKKWWCLGIVLIIVIILAVVLGVKLSN